The Aquincola tertiaricarbonis genomic sequence GGCTGTCCGGCGGCCTCGTCCGCTTCGTCACCCTCCCCGAACGGCAGCTCCGGCTCCAGCGCCGCGCGCTCGGCCTCGATCTGCGCCCGGGTGCGGCGCGGCTCGGCGCGGCTGGCTGCGGCGGCGGCCTTTTGCGCGGCACCGGCCAGCGACACCGCGTCGCCCACGCCGGGGCGCGAGAGGCTGCCCACCCGCACGCCCAGCAGGCGCAACCGGCGGCTCAGGTCCACCCGCTTCAGGCACTGGCCGGCGGCCTGGCGGATCAGCTGCGCGTCGGCGGTGGGTGCCGGCAGCGTCAGGTCGCGGGTCACGGTCTTGAAATCCTCGAAGCGCAGCTTGATGCCGATGGTGCGGCCCACCCAGCGTTTGCGCTGCAGGTCGTCGGCCACGCGCGTGGCCAGGTCGGTGAAGATGGCCGACAGCGTGGCGCGGTCGCGCACCGCGTGCAGGTCGCGGTCGAAGGTGGTCTCGCGGCTCATCGACACCGGCTCGCTGTAGGTCACCACCGGCCGGTCGTCGATGCCGCGCGAGGCCCGGTACAGCCAGGCGCCGTAGCTGCGGCCGAACTGCTCCAGCAGCCAGGCGGCGTCGCACTCGGCCAGCTGGCCGATGGTGTCCACGCCCAGCGCCTTGAGCTTGGCATTGGCCTTGGGGCCGATGCCGTTGATGCTGCGCACCTTCAGCGGCCAGATGCGCGCGGGGATGTCGTCGGCCGTCAGCACCGTCAGGCCGTCGGGCTTGTCCAGCTCCGACGCGATCTTAGACAGCAGCTTGTTCGGCGTCACCCCGATGGAGCAGGTGAGCCCGGTGGCGCGCTTGACGTTGTTGCGGATCTCCTGCGCCACCGCGCGCACGCCGCCGAACGCATCGTGGCCCACCGCCTCCTGGGTGCCGGGCACCTCGGTCAGGTCGATGTAGATCTCGTCGATGCCGCGGTCCTCGATCACCGGCGCCACCTCGGCCACCGCCTGCTTGAACAGGCGCGAGTAGTGCCGGTAGGCCTCGAAGTCGGTCGGCAGCAGCACGGCGTCGGGCGCCCGTTGCGCCGCCTTCATCAGCCCCATGCCCGAGTGCACGCCGTAGTCGCGCGCCGCATAGGTGGCGGTGGTGACCACGCCGCGGCCGGCATAGTGGCGCAGCGTGGCGAACTGGCGGCTGCCGTCGGCCAGCACTTCAGGCTGGTGCCGCCGGCCGCCGCCGATGACCACCGGCAGGCCCTTGAGCTCCGGGTAGCGCAGCAGCTCCACCGATGCGTAGAACGCATCCATGTCGAGGTGGGCGATCCAGCGGCGTACGGCGGTCATCGGGTTCGGATTGTCCGCCGGGCGCGCAAGGGTCGGCCGCGTGGCGGACAGTCCCGCCGGGCCGCCCCAAGGGACTGTGCTCCCCCTCGGGGGGGCGCGAGCGCAGCGAGCTTGGGGGCCAATCAATACGGCGGAGCCGCCGCCTCGCCCAGCATCCGCCGGCCCAGCCATTGCAGGCCTTCGCGCAACGGCACGCGGGCCATTTCGTTCTCGGCCGGGTGCGGCGCCCAGCCCTCACCCTGTCGCCGGGCCACCGCGAAGTCGAAGGTGTAGAACGGCTCCTGGCCCATGCGCAGGTCGGTGATGTAGAGCTGGCCGCCCTCTTCACGCAGGCGGAAGAAGCCATGGCTGAACCAGGCCATGCGGGCCACATTGGGCACGGCCTGGGCCGCGGGGTACAGGTCCATGCCACGGTCGTGGCGCTGGAAGCCGATGCGCGGCGCCGGCTGCTTGAGCCGGTCGGCCAGCGCATAAAAGCCCTCGTGGTACGCGTTGTCGGGCGTCACTGCCACCACCCGCCACACCAGCGTGGTGAGCGGGGCCGGCGTCACCAGCAGGCGCTCGGCCTGCAGGCCCGCTTGCGCGAGCGAGGCTTCGGCGATGCCACGCACATGCTGCTGCACCCCCACGCCCCAGGCCAGGTACAGCGTGCTCAGCACCAGTCCACCGGCGTTCCAGCGCAGCCCGGCCGGCGGCCGGCGGGCCAGCGCCACGCCGGTGCCCACCAGCAGCGGCACGGTGTACAGCGGGTCGATGATGAAGATGCTACCCACGCCGAACGGGTGGTTGGTGAAGGGCAGGCCCAGCTGCGTGCCGTAGACCGTCATCACATCCAGCAGCGGGTGGGTGATGAGCGCCAGCCACACCGCCAGCCACCAGGCGCGAAAGTGCTGGTGCTCACGCAGCAGCCGCGCGGTGGCCCAGGCCAGCAGTGGCGCCGCCAGCGTCAGCCAGAACAGGGCATGGCTTTCGGTGCGGTGCAGCGTCATGTTGGCCACCGCGTCGCCATGGTCGATGAAGGCGTCCAGGTCGGGCAGCGTGCCGGCCACCGCACCCACCAGGGCGGCCTTCCATACCGCCGTGCGGCGGCCCATGCAGGCCACCGAAACGGCGGCGCCCAGAGCAACTTGCGAGAGGGAATCCATGCGGGTGCGGGAGGCGGGCCTTCGGCGGCCCGGTGGGTTGGCAACGGCGGGCGAGCATAGCCGCCGGGCCAAAGCCCGCGCCCGCGCCAGCCCTCCCGCCGCGCTGCGGCGATGCCACAGTGGCTGACGGGGTGTCGGCGCTCGTGTTGCAATGCAGCATGTCCGCCGCGCCCCTGCCCTCCGACCTGCCCGCCACCGCCACCCCGCCGCTCGACGCCCGCCGCACCGCGCTGGCCCTGTTCGCGCTGGCCATCGGCGGCTTTGCCATCGGCACCACCGAATTCGCCACCATGAGCCTGCTGCCGTTCTTCGCGCCGGCGCTGGGCATCGACGAGCCGACGGCCGGCCACGTGATCAGCGCCTATGCGCTGGGCGTGGTGGTGGGCGCGCCGGTGATCGCGGTGCTGGCCTCGCGGGTGGCGCGGCGCACGCTGCTCATCGGCCTGATGCTGTTCTTCGCGCTGGCCAATGGCCTGAGTGCGCTGGCACCCACCTACGGCTCGATGCTGGTGTTTCGCTTTTTCAGCGGCCTGCCGCACGGCGCCTATTTCGGCGTCGGCGCGCTGGTGGCGGCCTCCCTGGTGCCGCCCGGGCGGCGCACCCAGGCCATCAGCCGCATGATGCTGGGGCTGACGGTGGCCACCATCGTCGGCGTGCCGCTGGCGAACGGCCTGGGTCAATGGCTGGGCTGGCGCTGGGGCTTCGGCCTGGTGGCGCTGCTGGCGCTGGCCTGCGCGCTGATGGTGGCGGTGTACGCGCCGCATGACCGCGCCCAGCCCGGCGCCGGCCCGCTGCGCGAGTTGAGCGCGCTGGGCCGCCGCCAGGTGTGGCTGACGCTGGGCATCGGCGCCATCGGCTTTGGCGGCATGTTCGCGGTGTACACCTACCTGGCCTCGACCTTGATCGAGGTGACCGGCGTGGCGCCGACGGCGCTGCCGATGGTGCTGGGCGTGTTCGGCCTGGGCATGACGGTGGGCACCATCGGCTGCGCCTGGGCGGCCGACCGGGCGCTGATGCCGGCCGCCGGCGGCATGCTGGTGTGGAGCGCCATTGCGCTGGCGCTGTACCCATGGGCCGCGGGCAGCCTGTGGACGCTGCTGCCGGTGGTGTTCCTGATCGGCTGCGGTGGCGGCCTGGCGATGCCGCTGCAAAGCCGGCTGATGGACGTGGCCGGCCAGGCGCAGACGCTGGCCGCCGCGCTCAACCATTCGGCCTTCAACACCGCCAATGCGCTGGGCCCCTGGCTGGGCGGCATGGCCATTTCAGCCGGCTTCGGCTGGACCTCCACCGGCTATGTGGGCAGCGCGCTGGCGCTGGCCGGCCTGGCCATCTGGGCCGTGGCCGTGGCCGACGACAAAGGCTTGTTCAGCCGCGGGCGCCAGACCAGCGCTGCAGCAGCGCGCTGATGTCGGCCGGGCCGGTGCGGCAGCAGCCGCCGATCAGCCGGGCACCGGCCGCGGCCCACTGCATGGCCTGATCGGCGAAGGCCGGCGGATGATCGCCGGCCGCATGCGGCTGCCAGCGCTTGGCCACCGGGTCGTACACCTCGCCGGCGTTGGGATACACCACGATGGGCTTGGACGTGCGCGCACGCGCCGACGCCACCAGCGCCGCGATGTGCTGCGGCGCGGTGCAGTTGATGCCGATGGCGGCCACGCCGGCAAAGCCGTCGAGCGCGGCCACGCAGTCGCCGAAATCTTCGCCCTGGCTGGTGTGGGCACCGTCGCGGCAGCTGAAGCTGATCCAGCCGCTGCGGGTGCTGCCCGCGGGCAGCTCGTCCATCAGCCGGGCCAGCGCCAGCGCCTCGGCCAGGCAAGGAATGGTTTCGCAGGCCAGCAGCTCGGCACCGGCGGCGGCCAGCACCTGCAGCCGCGGGCGGTGGAAGTCCATCAGCGCGGCTTCGTCCAGGCCGTAGTGGCCGCGGTACTCCGAGCCGTCGGCCCGCATCGCACCGTAAGGCCCCACCGAGGCGGCCACCAAGGGCCGGCGGCGGCCGGCGGCGGCCGGCTCCTGCATGAACTGGTCGCGCGCCTCGGCCGCCAGCGCCACCGCGCGCTGCATCAGCGCGGCGGCCTCGGCCTGGGACAGGCCGCGGCGGGCAAAGCCCTCGAAGCTGGCCTGGTAGCTGGCGGTGGTGGCCACGTCGGCCCCGGCGCGGAAGTAGTCCAGGTGCACCTGGCGGATCAGCTCGGGCTGCTCCAGCAGCACGCGGGCCGACCACAGCGGGTCGTTCAGGTCGGCGCCGCGGCGCTCCAGCTCGGTGGCCAGGGCGCCGTCCAGCACCAGCTGCGGCTGGGCCTGCAGCCAGTCGGCGATGGGGTTGGCTCGGGGTTCGGGCATGCGGTCTCCTGGGCGGTCAGCGCCCGATGGCGTCGCCGAAGTACTGGGTCATCAGCTTGGCATGGGTGCCGTCGGCACGCACCTTGGCCAGGCCTTCGTTCAGCTTGGCCAGCAGCTCGGCATTGCCCTTCTTGACGACGATGCCGTACTGCTCGGGCACGAAGGTGGGGTCGCTCACCGTCTTGAAGCGCTGGCCGTTGTTGGCCACGTAGTGCGCCACCAGGCCGTTGTCGGCCACCACGGCATTGACGCCGCCGGCCTCCAGCTCGCGCAGCGCCAGCGGAATGCTCTCGAAGCGGCGGATCAGCGGATTGGTCTTGCCCAGCAGCTTGGACACCACCTCGTCGCCGGTGGTGCCGGTTTGCACCGCCACGCGCAGCTTCTTCAGGTCGGCCATGCTGCTGACCTTGGCGTCCAGCGGCACGGCGATCAGCTGGCTGGCGTCGAAGTAAGGTTCGGTGAAGTCCATCGTGGGCTTGCGCTCCTCGGTGATGGTGATGGCATGCATCAGCGCATCGCGGTCGCCCTGGGCCAGCGCATTGAACATGCCTTCCCACGGCGTGGCGACGAACTTCACCTGCAGGCCGGCGCGCTCGGCAATCGCCTTCATCAGGTCGATCTCGAAGCCGACGATCTCGCCCTTGTCGTCCTGCCATTCAAAGGGCGGGTACACGGGGTCGGTGCCCACCACGATGACACGCGGCGCCGGCGCGGCTTCAGGCTGCGAGGCGGCGGCCGCGGCGGTGGGTTCCGCCGGCTTGCCGCAGGCGGCCAGCAGCAGGGCACTGCCCAGGCAGGCCAGGGTGAGACGGCGGGACAGGAACATGGAGGTCATCGGCGTGCAGGAACGTGAAAGGGGCTCGCATTCTCGACGTATCGGATGCGCGTTTTTCGCATATTGATCTGCGCAGGCGCGCAAGGCGCCTGAACGACCAGATCAGCTCAGCCGCGCCTGGTGCCGCGCGATCTGCGCGCGCACCTGCACCGGCGCCGTGCCGCCCAGCACGTTGCGGGCGTCGAGCGAGCCGCGCAGCGTCAGCACCTGCTGCACGTCGTCGCCCACCGCGGGGTTCAGCGCCTTCAGCTCGGCCAGCGGCAGTTCGGCCAGGTCGATGCCGCGCTGCAGGCAGGTCTTGACCGCATGGGCCACCACCTCGTGCGCGTCGCGGAAGGGCACGCCGCGCTTGGCCAGGTAGTCGGCCAGGTCGGTGGCGGTGGCGTAACCGCGCAGCGCGGCACGCTCCATCGCCTCGGGCTTCACCACGATGCCCTCCACCATCTCGGCCATGATGCGCAGCGTGTCGCGCACCGTGTCCACGGTGTCGAACAGCGGCTCCTTGTCTTCCTGGTTGTCCTTGTTGTAGGTGAGCGGCTGGCCCTTCATCAGCGTCAGCAGCGCCATCAGATGGCCGTAGACGCGGCCGCTCTTGCCGCGGGCCAGCTCGGCCACGTCGGGGTTGCGCTTCTGCGGCATGATCGACGAGCCGGTGCAGTAGCGGTCGGCCAGGTCGATGAAGGCGAAGTTCTGGCTCATCCACAGCACGATTTCTTCGGCCAGGCGGCTGACGTGCATCATCGTGATGCTGGCGAAGGCGCTGAACTCGATCGCGAAGTCGCGGTCGCTCACCGCGTCCAGGCTGTTCTGGCACACGCCATCGAAGCCCAGCGTGCGGGCCACGCGCTCACGGTCCAGCGGGTAGCTGGTGCCGGCCAGCGCGGCGGCGCCCAGCGGCAGGCGGTTCACCCGCTTGCGCACGTCGGCCAGGCGCTCGGCGTCGCGGGCGAACATTTCCACGTAGGCCAGCATGTGGTGGGCAAAGCTCACCGGCTGGGCCACCTGCATGTGGGTGAAGCCGGGCAGGATGGTCTCGGTGTTCTGGTCCGCCACGCTCACCAGCGCGCGCTGCATCTGCGCCAGCAGCGGCAGCAGCGCATCGATCTCGCCGCGCAGCCACAGCCGCACGTCGGTGGCCACCTGGTCGTTGCGCGAGCGGCCGGTGTGCAGCCGCTTGCCGGCATCGCCCACCAGCTGGGTCAGGCGCGCTTCCACGTTCAGGTGCACGTCTTCCAGGTCCAGCTTCCACTCGAAGGTGCCGGCCTCGATCTCGCTGCGGATCTGCGCCATGCCGCGCTGGATGGCGGCCAGGTCGTCGGCGCCGATCACGCCCTGCGCGGCCAGCATGTCGGCATGGGCCAGGCTGCCTTCGATGTCGGCCTGCCACAGGCGCTTGTCGAAGTCGACGCTGGCGGTGTAGCGCTTGACCAGCTCGCTCATCGGCTCGGAGAACAGGGCCGACCAGGCTTGGGATTTTTTGTCGAGTTGATTGGTGGACATGACGGCAGGCCGGATCGGCGTTGAAGGTGCAGCGCAGCGCGGACAATCGCGCGGAACCCGAGAGTTTATCGACCCACCCCGCGATGACCTGGCCCGCCGACACCCTGGCCCCCGCCGAGCCCGCCCAGCCCGCCTCCCGGGCCGCGGGCCGCGCCACGCCGGCTGAAGACGGCTGGCGGCTGTGCCAGCCGGCGCTGGCCTTTCGTGCGCTGCTGGCGGTACAGGCGGCGGCGCTGCTGGCGGTGCTGTGGGGCGCCGAAGGCTGGCCACAGGCGCTGGCTGCGCTGGCGCCGGCCATTTTTGCCGGCATGGGCGGCACCTTGCTGTGGCTTTTGCTGGGCTGCGGCCTGCGGCGCCCGCTGGCCCGCCTGGCGCCGCCGCGGCGCGTCGCCGCCCTCACCGGCCTGGGCGCAGTGGCGGCGGCAGCGGCCGGCGGGCCGCTGTGGGCCTGGGGCCTGGTGGCCGCCAGCGGCCCCCGGCTGCTGGCGCTGCCGCTGGCCGGCGCCGCGCTGGCCCTGCCGCTGGCGCTGTGGATCGAATCGCGCGCCCGCGGGCTGCGGCCGGCCGATGCCGATGCCCGGCTGGCCGAGCTGCAGTCGCGCATCCGGCCGCACTTCCTGTTCAATGCCCTCAACACCGCGCTGGCCCTGGTGCAGGTGGACCCGGCCAAGGCCGAGCAGGTGCTGGAAGACCTGGCCGAGCTGTTCCGCACCGCGGTGGCCGAGCAGCGCAGCTCCGTCACGCTGGCCGAGGAGCTGACGCTGGCCGAGCGCTACCTGGCCATCGAGCAGGTGCGCTTCGGGCCCCGGCTGCGGGTGCTGTGGGAGCTGGACCCCGCCGCCGCCCGCGCCCGCGTGCCGCCGCTGCTGCTGCAGCCGCTGGTGGAAAACGCGGTGCGCCACGGCATAGAGCCGGCGGCCGACGGCGGCGTGCTGCGGGTGCGCACCGAGGCCCGCCGTGGCGAGGTGATGATCAGCATCGACAACACCCTGGCTGGTCGTGGCGCCGCGCCGGCCGCCGCCG encodes the following:
- the mmuM gene encoding homocysteine S-methyltransferase, which translates into the protein MPEPRANPIADWLQAQPQLVLDGALATELERRGADLNDPLWSARVLLEQPELIRQVHLDYFRAGADVATTASYQASFEGFARRGLSQAEAAALMQRAVALAAEARDQFMQEPAAAGRRRPLVAASVGPYGAMRADGSEYRGHYGLDEAALMDFHRPRLQVLAAAGAELLACETIPCLAEALALARLMDELPAGSTRSGWISFSCRDGAHTSQGEDFGDCVAALDGFAGVAAIGINCTAPQHIAALVASARARTSKPIVVYPNAGEVYDPVAKRWQPHAAGDHPPAFADQAMQWAAAGARLIGGCCRTGPADISALLQRWSGARG
- a CDS encoding sensor histidine kinase, whose amino-acid sequence is MTWPADTLAPAEPAQPASRAAGRATPAEDGWRLCQPALAFRALLAVQAAALLAVLWGAEGWPQALAALAPAIFAGMGGTLLWLLLGCGLRRPLARLAPPRRVAALTGLGAVAAAAAGGPLWAWGLVAASGPRLLALPLAGAALALPLALWIESRARGLRPADADARLAELQSRIRPHFLFNALNTALALVQVDPAKAEQVLEDLAELFRTAVAEQRSSVTLAEELTLAERYLAIEQVRFGPRLRVLWELDPAAARARVPPLLLQPLVENAVRHGIEPAADGGVLRVRTEARRGEVMISIDNTLAGRGAAPAAAGHGIALANVQERLRLMHDLAARFDARRLDGWWRVRITLPDEPLTRPEPLTAP
- the dinB gene encoding DNA polymerase IV, translated to MTAVRRWIAHLDMDAFYASVELLRYPELKGLPVVIGGGRRHQPEVLADGSRQFATLRHYAGRGVVTTATYAARDYGVHSGMGLMKAAQRAPDAVLLPTDFEAYRHYSRLFKQAVAEVAPVIEDRGIDEIYIDLTEVPGTQEAVGHDAFGGVRAVAQEIRNNVKRATGLTCSIGVTPNKLLSKIASELDKPDGLTVLTADDIPARIWPLKVRSINGIGPKANAKLKALGVDTIGQLAECDAAWLLEQFGRSYGAWLYRASRGIDDRPVVTYSEPVSMSRETTFDRDLHAVRDRATLSAIFTDLATRVADDLQRKRWVGRTIGIKLRFEDFKTVTRDLTLPAPTADAQLIRQAAGQCLKRVDLSRRLRLLGVRVGSLSRPGVGDAVSLAGAAQKAAAAASRAEPRRTRAQIEAERAALEPELPFGEGDEADEAAGQPSS
- a CDS encoding metal-dependent hydrolase → MDSLSQVALGAAVSVACMGRRTAVWKAALVGAVAGTLPDLDAFIDHGDAVANMTLHRTESHALFWLTLAAPLLAWATARLLREHQHFRAWWLAVWLALITHPLLDVMTVYGTQLGLPFTNHPFGVGSIFIIDPLYTVPLLVGTGVALARRPPAGLRWNAGGLVLSTLYLAWGVGVQQHVRGIAEASLAQAGLQAERLLVTPAPLTTLVWRVVAVTPDNAYHEGFYALADRLKQPAPRIGFQRHDRGMDLYPAAQAVPNVARMAWFSHGFFRLREEGGQLYITDLRMGQEPFYTFDFAVARRQGEGWAPHPAENEMARVPLREGLQWLGRRMLGEAAAPPY
- a CDS encoding basic amino acid ABC transporter substrate-binding protein; this translates as MTSMFLSRRLTLACLGSALLLAACGKPAEPTAAAAASQPEAAPAPRVIVVGTDPVYPPFEWQDDKGEIVGFEIDLMKAIAERAGLQVKFVATPWEGMFNALAQGDRDALMHAITITEERKPTMDFTEPYFDASQLIAVPLDAKVSSMADLKKLRVAVQTGTTGDEVVSKLLGKTNPLIRRFESIPLALRELEAGGVNAVVADNGLVAHYVANNGQRFKTVSDPTFVPEQYGIVVKKGNAELLAKLNEGLAKVRADGTHAKLMTQYFGDAIGR
- a CDS encoding MFS transporter; this encodes MSAAPLPSDLPATATPPLDARRTALALFALAIGGFAIGTTEFATMSLLPFFAPALGIDEPTAGHVISAYALGVVVGAPVIAVLASRVARRTLLIGLMLFFALANGLSALAPTYGSMLVFRFFSGLPHGAYFGVGALVAASLVPPGRRTQAISRMMLGLTVATIVGVPLANGLGQWLGWRWGFGLVALLALACALMVAVYAPHDRAQPGAGPLRELSALGRRQVWLTLGIGAIGFGGMFAVYTYLASTLIEVTGVAPTALPMVLGVFGLGMTVGTIGCAWAADRALMPAAGGMLVWSAIALALYPWAAGSLWTLLPVVFLIGCGGGLAMPLQSRLMDVAGQAQTLAAALNHSAFNTANALGPWLGGMAISAGFGWTSTGYVGSALALAGLAIWAVAVADDKGLFSRGRQTSAAAAR
- the argH gene encoding argininosuccinate lyase, which encodes MSTNQLDKKSQAWSALFSEPMSELVKRYTASVDFDKRLWQADIEGSLAHADMLAAQGVIGADDLAAIQRGMAQIRSEIEAGTFEWKLDLEDVHLNVEARLTQLVGDAGKRLHTGRSRNDQVATDVRLWLRGEIDALLPLLAQMQRALVSVADQNTETILPGFTHMQVAQPVSFAHHMLAYVEMFARDAERLADVRKRVNRLPLGAAALAGTSYPLDRERVARTLGFDGVCQNSLDAVSDRDFAIEFSAFASITMMHVSRLAEEIVLWMSQNFAFIDLADRYCTGSSIMPQKRNPDVAELARGKSGRVYGHLMALLTLMKGQPLTYNKDNQEDKEPLFDTVDTVRDTLRIMAEMVEGIVVKPEAMERAALRGYATATDLADYLAKRGVPFRDAHEVVAHAVKTCLQRGIDLAELPLAELKALNPAVGDDVQQVLTLRGSLDARNVLGGTAPVQVRAQIARHQARLS